From the genome of Falco biarmicus isolate bFalBia1 chromosome 2, bFalBia1.pri, whole genome shotgun sequence:
TTGAATTGCTTTATTAGAGGGGAGAGACTCCTAGGGACATGAACATAACGGAAAAAGCGGCAGGGAGCATGCAAAGTAATTCTGAGGGGTAATGCCCCCCCGCTACACACACCTCGATGGAGCACTCATGCAGAGAACTGATAATGACAACCTAGCTCTCAAGAACAGCAAtttcattaggaaaaatgtctatTAATGTGCTTATCCCTTATTAACAGATTCTGCAATATCATGTGATGGGGAAGCTGCTTTTGTTAAAAGCTGAGAACAAAGGATTCAATATTCCCCACAGGCTTTTCAGCACGTCTTCCCCCATGAGGAAGATGTATTTGTGGCTACTTGCTTCTTGGGGACCAAAATAGCCTTAGTGCTGACAGTGTGTTGCAAGGAGACAAAACTGTGTAACTGCCAGTCCCTTCACCATCCTCCTGTCACATCTCACAACAGCCCTTTCGAACGCCTGACCTGACCCTGCGCTGCCCTGCATACAGCGTTACAGGGTATGGGTTTGTGTTACGCCTATTCTGATCTTACACCAGCTGTCACCAAAGAGCTAGCCCTGCTCCTCCATACCTTGCCTGTACCTGTAAAAGCTTGATGCTGTCTTTGTATCAGCTGAAGTAATTACAGATCCATGGAGATGTCAGAttcagcccagcacagaccagagGGCCCTGGCTCCCAAAGCGATGGAAGGCGGGCGCTCCTCACAGCGTTATCACAGAGTGACTGCTGGATGGAAGGTTATCACAGAGTGACTGCTGGATGGAAGGGACGGTGTGTTCACCTACAGCACAGCTACATGGCACACAAATATCCCCAAAGGCAGACCTTCTTGAAAGGAAAACTGTGTTGGGTGAAGGATTTACGAAAACGCCAAGGCTTCCTCTGCACTGCAGGTCAGTCGCAGGTTCAGTTCTCAGGATTTGATCCTCTGCCAGTCTTCACGTGATTGCTCAGGCTAAAAACAGACCTTAGACTGAGATGTGCAGTCCAGAAGAACCAAGGATGCGCTGGACCCAAGCAGACTAATCCCAGTCTGCTGGAAGGTATACCAGAAGACATAGTATCTGCTCCTAGGAGATCTTCAGGTCCACCCACACAAGGGACAGCAAGCTGCATGTCCATCCCATGCTTAAGCCTGTGTCTCACCACGCCACGGATGCTGTGCACTCGGTACAACGGAGTTAAAGTCAGCAGGGTTGCTGAAAAATTTGTACACTACAAAGCTTGACAGAGTCACTTCTGCTCTACAGCCTGCAGCCTACCTCATAGTGCTAACATGTATCTTAAGCAGGTATATTGTTTGCAAACTTCTGTGGTAGGTGAGTGTGTCAATGATAATGTGTGGGCCTGCACTCTATCTGTAAAAGCATTTCTGGCTGTTTCCAAACAAAAAGACTACTTACCTGCTGAGCTGCTCTAAATTACTTCTGAGAACCCATGCTCCCAGACTAGAAACCCAGTTTTTCAGCTAACATAATTTCACTGAAGACCTTACACATTTTGCTGTGACTCCAGCGCAAAAAGATCACACTTGCTGCcttttggttgggtttgggttttttattggtttgtttttttctttttctagtgaAATACCCATGTGGAAAAATACCAGTGCTGGCAAAAACAAATGCAACTGCACGAGGGAGAATAGTAGGTGGTTTAATCTGTCCTCCAGGTGAATGTCCATGGCAAGTGAGTCTTCAGAAATCTTTCACTgctttacacacacacacacacaccccccttctGAAACCACTAACTTAAATTCATTGCTTTAAATGTATTATGttaaaaatccataaaaagTGCCAGGTCTGGATGCCCAAATTCCCGCTCCATCCATAGCCAGCAGATCTACCTGTTTCAATCATGCACCTTAGCCTTGTTCTGGAGTTCCTGCTTTCATGGGAGTGGAGTGGTAATAGAGCCTCCTCTTACCTCCTGACCCCTTAGTTCTTAATGCCACTGCCAGCAAGAATGTTAGTTGCAGCTTCCAGGGATACGCTCTTGGCCATAATAGGCAAAGTTCATActacaaaatggagaaaatgtcAATGGGAAGACTCCCCATCCTAAATTCTCCATGCAATGAGCACAGTATCCTCAAACACGGTTGCataaagagacagaaaaaagtgaTATAAACCCCAACTCTACTGAGATTCAGGTCAAGCACATTTGATGCAAGACATAAATTTGCTTTATGTTGGCAGGCCCTTATAATACAGAACCAGGCAGAAAAGTGTGGCGGTACCCTGCTTTCCCCAGAGTGGGTGGTCACTGCAGCTCACTGTTTGGAGCATACTCATCCTGTACAGCTTCGGGTGAGGCTGGGTATGTATCTTCCCCTTCTCATATTATCAAGATGTGGTTGTGGTGACAGCTTCTCATCCTGACAAACCAGAGTAAAAGATAAAATGTGCAGGCTTTGCTAGTATAAGGGAATTGCCCTTAAGAAGTGTCAGACTAGAAACCCCCCTACCTCCTCAAACTTGTGGGGAATCAAGGAGCTGCCTGACATGACCTGCGTTTAACAACTTTTCAGGTGAACACACAATAAATAATGATGAGAAAACCGAACAAGAAAGTGGAGTTGCCAGGATAATTGTTCATGAAAGATACGTGAACGGGCAAGTTGATCATGATATTGCACTCCTGAACCTGGAAACACCCATGAATCTCACCGACTATGTGGTGCCAATATGTTTGCCTGAAAAACGGTTTGCAGTGTATGAACTGTCCTCCATCAAGTTCTCCACAGTGAGTGGATGGGGACGCCTACTAGATGGAGGTGCCACCTCTTCTGTTCTGATGAGAGTCGATTTGCCACGTGTAAAGACACAAGAATGTGAAAAGGAGACTGATTTAAATATTACAGAGAATATGTTCTGTGCAGGAGACCTGACCGGCGTTAAAGACTCCTGCAAGGGAGACAGTGGTGGACCTCATGCTACAAAGTACAAGAACACTTGGTTTCTGACTGGAATTGTTAGCTGGGGAAAGGGCTGTGCTGTTAAAGGCAGCTATGGGGTTTACACAAGGGTATCCAAATACATCGACTGGTTGAAGAAGCACATGGATTAATAATGTTGAACCGGAGCATTTCCAGACGGTTTTACTGGCCCTCAATCCCTCTGCATCATTTTCCTATTGAAGCATTCCTTCATTATCTTAGCTGTGTGATACATGTTGATAGCCACACCACTACTAATGATCTGAAACGGGCCTAATGCTTACTTGAATATATAAAAAACTTCCTTATCGGTGTTGTTTGTAAACTTGCGTGTCTTGTCAAGCAGGCATGGAATGGCAGTAACAAATTGGACTCAGCATCCCTCTCATTCTGTATTCATTTCTGCTAAGGGACAGAGGTAGATGCTGAGAGAAAAGGCTGTCAGCAACATATCAAGTATACCATGATTATTCCTCCAGCTACCCTCTCAGCTTCTGGTAATCAGTGATGTACAGACTTCCTGAACCAGATGTTGCATTAGGTTGAACAGTCATTAATGAACCTGTTGTCCACAAATGTGTGCAATCTCTTGAACACATTTATGCTTCTGGCTTTTGCAACTTCCTATGCCGATGGACCCTGTAATGTAATGTTGCAATagcagaagaaatagaaaaaagtgtttatttcaATTTGTGTTAAGGTAGCTTTCTCCAACAGCTGCAGTGGCAACAGGCAGATTTGAAGGAAAGGAACTGTAGAGAGCCACCAGGACAAGAAAGCTGAGAAAAGGTTAATTATACATTTAGAGGTCTGCTGGAAAAACTTGATTTTAGTCTTCTTGCACCAGGCAttattgcagtatttttacTGCACATAACTATTTAGTGTAATATTTAACCCTATATTTATGAGTGGTGAAGAATGCCACAAATTGAATCTTATCTTTGCCTTGTTATTATGTCGATACAGAAGAGGGCAAATGCAAGggaatgtttgttttatttgttgtcCAGTATAATCTAAGTCGTACTCTCTACCCTGAGGTCTAGAGTCAGAATAGGGTATATGCCTGACCACCTGCAAAACACTGGCCAAAGACCATTCTCTAAAGCCTTAACGCATAAATGGTAGAACCTGAAGCACTCTGAAAACACCACCAACTATACCATTAATAAATGTAGCTTCTAATCTAAGCATGAGAACAGTGAAAGGTTGAGGGAGATAAAACCGACCCAGCAATCAGGAAACAGTTTCTTATGCAAAACTTACACTTTGGATTCATTCAAATCATGCTGAATATCAATCACAAAAGCTTTTGGATTCATTCAAATCATGCTGAATATCAATCACAAAAGCTTATCAGCAAGTAGAACACTTAAAATTGACCATACTCTATTATTAGGGGAAAACAGTGACATTAGATGGTACATATACCATGCAATCCTGAACACCCCATA
Proteins encoded in this window:
- the F7 gene encoding coagulation factor VII, which encodes MVSRQCMALFLCFLLLIPLSLDAVFLKQEEASSILQRQRRANSIFEELKLGSLERECMEEKCSFEEAREIYRDEERTKEFWHIYYDPNQCDSNPCQNGGSCDDQFQDFVCRCPIEYEGKSCEKAVADKLKCIYDNGGCEQYCTDAQSEKRVCFCADDYTLASDGVSCIPQVKYPCGKIPVLAKTNATARGRIVGGLICPPGECPWQALIIQNQAEKCGGTLLSPEWVVTAAHCLEHTHPVQLRVRLGEHTINNDEKTEQESGVARIIVHERYVNGQVDHDIALLNLETPMNLTDYVVPICLPEKRFAVYELSSIKFSTVSGWGRLLDGGATSSVLMRVDLPRVKTQECEKETDLNITENMFCAGDLTGVKDSCKGDSGGPHATKYKNTWFLTGIVSWGKGCAVKGSYGVYTRVSKYIDWLKKHMD